The Candidatus Lernaella stagnicola sequence GCCTGGGGTTTTACAACCACTTCATCGCCATCATTTTCGATCGCGAGTTCGCCCGGTTGCGCGGGGTACCGGTCGATTTCTTCTACCTGCTGCTGCTGTGCCTCACCGCGGTGACCGTCGTGCTGCTCGTGTCGGTTGTCGGCATTATCCTGGTGATCGCCTTGCTGACGTTACCCGTGGCAATCGCCGGGGCCTTTACGCGAACCCTGGCCCAGACCATGGCGCTGGCCACGGTCACGAGCATGGCGTTGACCACGGGCGGGTTGGCGGTAAGTTACGGGCCGGACCTGCCGGCCGGAGCGACGATTATCGTGCTGGCCGGGGTGACGTATCTGCTCGTCGTGGCTCTGCAAGCCCGGCGTCGAGCGCCATCTGTGACGAACTAAGACGGCTAACCAAGACCGCCGATTCCGACCAGCCTTGCCAAACCCGTTGCTTTTCCCTAAAATTAGGCAAGAAAATTACCACTGCGTAGGAAATTAATGTATCCGTTTTGGGGGTAAAACATGCGGATTTCTGATCCCGAAAAGGGGTTGTTTCCGATTGGTACGGTTGCCGATATTATCGGTGTTTCGCAAAAGAAATTGAGGGTTTACGAAACGAATGGGCTTGTGCTTCCGGCCCGTTCGGAGGGCAATCGGCGCCTTTATTCGAAGCGAGATGTGGAGCGATTGACCCTGGTACATTATTTGGTCTCGGTGCGTCGCGTGAACTTGGCCGGCGCGAAAGTCGTTCTGGAAATGCTGGACATCATGCCCGCCAGAATGCGTCGCCTGTTTATCGTCTCCATCGAATCCGAGATCGCGTCGATGACAGCGGCCGACCGCCAAGCATTTGAGGCGCGCACCCCGAGCGGCCGGCATGATGCAGAGGCCCCTCAAATATTAAATATCCAAAGGAGCAAAACAAATGAGTGCGAGTAAAACCGAGTTAGAGAGCG is a genomic window containing:
- a CDS encoding MerR family transcriptional regulator → MRISDPEKGLFPIGTVADIIGVSQKKLRVYETNGLVLPARSEGNRRLYSKRDVERLTLVHYLVSVRRVNLAGAKVVLEMLDIMPARMRRLFIVSIESEIASMTAADRQAFEARTPSGRHDAEAPQILNIQRSKTNECE